Proteins from one Geomonas agri genomic window:
- a CDS encoding ABC transporter substrate-binding protein has product MLFKVRCHILMLLFLVLTSPGYAHAAPSPSLRPAVIEVGVQPLGYPAAMVGAVLGHDTILKRELEASGYLLKFVPFRKGSEMVELMGTSLSAAIVGDMPTIRMAVRTDICAVGVTKKTFTSLVGRNIVLLAQLKRKRVAYAEGSSAHHTLLQALASVGLAERDVTLVPMDIDAMPAALEDGKVDAFSAWEPAPTVALTRNTETRVLFRGASSDFFVVSGKLVRHDPQAALALSAAMVRALNWMRKSNANLQQAVLWSEADGAALNPRQRKLTQSQVIEITRREILDVPAAPVIVRRPGYHPLKEEFDFLKRLGKLPQQADYHRVESALAYDGLQQVLKSPQRYRLGEFEYRP; this is encoded by the coding sequence ATGCTGTTCAAAGTACGTTGCCACATCCTCATGCTGCTCTTCCTGGTCCTTACGTCGCCCGGGTACGCGCACGCAGCCCCTTCCCCTTCCCTGCGGCCCGCGGTGATAGAGGTCGGCGTGCAGCCCTTGGGATACCCGGCGGCCATGGTCGGGGCGGTGCTGGGGCATGATACCATCTTGAAGCGGGAACTTGAGGCGTCAGGATACCTTTTGAAATTCGTTCCCTTCCGCAAGGGGAGCGAGATGGTCGAGCTGATGGGCACGTCGCTCAGTGCCGCCATCGTGGGCGACATGCCTACTATCAGGATGGCGGTGCGCACCGACATCTGCGCCGTCGGGGTTACCAAGAAAACCTTCACGTCCCTGGTGGGGCGCAACATCGTCCTTCTGGCACAGTTGAAAAGAAAGCGGGTGGCGTACGCGGAGGGGTCGTCGGCGCACCACACCCTGCTGCAGGCGCTGGCGAGCGTTGGCCTTGCCGAACGTGACGTCACACTGGTCCCCATGGACATCGACGCCATGCCCGCAGCCCTCGAAGACGGCAAGGTCGACGCCTTTTCCGCCTGGGAGCCTGCTCCGACCGTGGCGTTGACCAGGAACACGGAGACGCGGGTACTGTTCCGGGGCGCGAGCAGCGACTTCTTCGTGGTCTCCGGAAAACTGGTGCGTCATGACCCACAGGCTGCACTGGCGCTTTCCGCCGCCATGGTACGCGCACTCAACTGGATGCGTAAGAGCAACGCCAACTTGCAGCAGGCGGTGCTCTGGTCAGAAGCGGACGGTGCGGCGCTTAACCCGCGTCAGAGGAAACTGACGCAAAGCCAGGTCATCGAGATCACACGTCGGGAGATCCTGGATGTCCCCGCGGCACCCGTTATCGTGCGACGCCCGGGATACCACCCCCTGAAGGAAGAATTCGATTTCCTCAAGCGGTTGGGGAAGCTCCCGCAGCAAGCGGACTACCACAGGGTTGAGAGTGCCCTGGCTTATGATGGACTGCAGCAGGTGCTGAAGTCACCCCAGCGCTACCGGTTGGGGGAGTTCGAGTATCGTCCATGA